Genomic DNA from Salinibacter pepae:
GAGGCGATGTACTTGTTTTGCAGATACTGGATGTGCCCCTCCTCCGGCACGTATGCCTCGGCCGACGCCTCTTCACCGGTGCCCTCTTCGAGACGGGGCACAAACTCGTCCTCGTAGTACGTCCGCACGGCCGCCGTTCCCCCTCCAATCGGAGCGGCGTTGCGGGCGTCCAGCACCTGAAAGGCCGACCGAAATTTCCGCATTGCCCGCACCGTCCGGTCGTCTTTCGACGTCGTGACGACCTGTCGTCGGAGGTCCTCGACGTACGCCTCAACGGCGTTGGCCTTGTTCGCCTGCACCCCCGCCAGCCGCCCGAGGGCTTCGGATTCGAGGCGTTGCCGCGCACTGGAGTGCCCGATCCATCCCATGATGCCCACCGAGAGGCCCCCGATACTTAGGAGTGTGAGGAGGAGCTTCGCCCGGATGCTTAGGTCTCGAAGTCGAGGCATGACGGAGAAGACGTGCTGGCGGAACCAGTGAGGAGCAGTCGTGCGGGGATGGAGGTTTAGCGCCGGCCCGGCCCCATGAAAGCAGTCCCCCTTCCCGAGAATCCCTTCCCGAGAATCCCTTCCCGAGAATCCCTTCCCGAGAATCCCTACTCGGAACGTCCTTCCGCTCGGGACGACCGTCTCGGGTCGGGAGGGCCACCCGCCCATTCCGGCAGCCGAGGGCCGCGGGGCGAAGGGACCACTACGGGGCCCGGGCGTCCTGACGTCGGAAGAAGAGGTAGAAGGCGTTCACGCGGCGGATGAGCCCCACCGTTTCCTCGTAGGGGGGCGTGCCGCGGTACTGGCGCACCCGGCCCGGGCCCGCGTTCCACGCCCCGACGGTCCGGGCCAGGTGGTCGCCGAACTCCGCGTTGTAGCGGTCGAGCAGGTAGCAGCCGATGAGGATGTTGAGGGCCGGGTCCTTCAGGTCCTCGGCCGATAGGCGGCGGAGGCGGCGTCGGTCGACGAACCGGAACTCGTATCCGGTGTCGTAGAGGGCACGGGCGGCCCGGCGCCCCGTCTCGGGCCGGATCTGCAGGAGCCCGATGGCCCCGGCCGACGACACGGCGCGGGGGCGAGCGGCCGACTCGGCCGCAATCAGGGCCCGCACGAAATTGGTGCTCAGGTTGACCCCGCTTCGGGTGTACGCCAGCCCGGAGAAGTACCGGACGTACGAGTCGTAGTCCCGGAGGCGACGCCGGGTCGAACGGGCCGGGGCCTTGGGGCGCGTGTTCTGGGCCACGTGCCGCACATGCGCGTCGACGTGGGGCCCCGTCTGCCCCCACGCGGGCGGAACGCCCGGAACGGCCCCCAGGGCGGCAAGGAGGAACAGCGCCCCGCCCGCGAGGAGAGCGCGGGTCAGAAACCGAGAGGTGTTGGGTGCCATAGCGGAGCAGTGTCATTGGGCCACGACCGTCTGCCCTTGAACCGCACAAACTGCGTGCCTTCGTTCTGCCGAGGCCCCGGCCGCCACTACGGGCGGGCCGGGGCCCCCGCGGCCTTTTGCATCGCATCGGGCAGGTCATCGAGCGGAAACGTCGCGTCCGCGAGTCCCGCCTCCGCAACAGCACGCGGCATCCCGTAGACCACGGAGGTGTCCTCGTCCTGGACGTAGACGGTCCCCCCGTCGTCCTGGATGCGCCGGGCCCCCTCCAACCCGTCCTTCCCCATGCCCGTCATGACGAGGGACAGCACGTCTTCCCGGCACGCTTCGACGGCGGACCGGAAGAGGACGTTCACCGATGGCCGATGGGAGTCGCCCGCCGGCTCCGCCGGCGTACGGGTCGTGAGGGCCCCCTTGCGTCGCTCCACCGTAAGGTGGCGGTCCCCCGCCGCGACGACGACCCGTCCCGGTTCGAGAAGCATCCCGTCTTCGGCCTCGGCCACCGCGAGTTCGCTGAGCGAATCGAGGCGATCGGCCAGCGAGCGCGTGAACTGGGCCGGCATGTGCTGCACAATCGCGACCGGCAGCGGAAACGCGGCGGGCAGGGCCGGGATGACGTGCTGGAGGGCCATCGGCCCGCCGGTGGACACGCCGATAACGGCCAACTCGTAGGAGCCCCCCGTCGCGGTGTCGGTGCCGGACGACGTGGGGGCAGGGGAGGACGATGTTTCCCGGGAGCCCGTCGACGACGCCGTCTCGGCAGGGGGAGGCCCGCCCCCCCGGAACAGCCGCGCGTTCGAATTTGCGAGGGCTCGCACCTTGTCGAGCAGTTTTTCCTCGACGTCGTTGGCCCGGAGGGTGGCACTGGACGCCCCCTTCGACAGAAAATCGGCCGCGCCCGCCCGCATCGCCTTCATCGTCACCTCGGCCCCCTTCTCCGTGAGGGAACTCAGCATGAGGATGGGACGGGGGGACGCCTCCATGATGTGGCGGACGGCCTCGATGCCATTCATCTTCGGCATCTCGACGTCCATCGTTACCACGTCGGGCTCCAGTCGACGCGCCTTTTCGACCCCGGCCTCGCCGTTTGTGGCCGTGTCCACGACGGTCGTATCGTCGGCCTGCTCGAAAATCCGCGAGATGGCCTTCCGCATCACCAACGAATCATCAACGACGAGCACTCGGATCATAGCGATGAAAAGAGACCAGAATGGGGGCTGTCAGTGGAACGGGGGCTACTTCGAGGATGCGGCCGGCACCCCGTTCGCGCCGGCGGCCTCGGTGCCTTCCTCCTCGGCGGCAAATTCTTCGTGCTGGATCATCTCCCCAATGTCGAGCACCATGATCACCTGGCCGTCGCCCAGGATGGTGGACCCGGCAATGCCCGGCACCGACTTGAGGTAGTCGCCCAGTGATTTGATGACGACCTCCTCTTGGGAAATGAGTTCGTCGACGACCAGCGCGGCGCGGCGATGGGCCACGTTCACCACGACGGCGTACGCGTCCTGCTCCTCGGTGAAGCGGTCGGCCCGCTGCCCCCCGGCGTCGGGGGACTGTACGTCCAGCACGTCCCCGAGGCGCATCACCGGAATCACCTGGTCCCGGTGTTCGATGACCTCCCCCTCCTGGATCGTGTCGATCATGCCCGGCTCCAGGCGCACCGCCTCCGCGACGGCGTAGAGCGGGATCGCGAAGGTTTCCGCTCCGCTCCGCACCAGCATGCTCTGGAGGATCGCAAGCGTGAGGGGGAGCTTCAGCGTAAACCGGGTGCCCTCTCCGGGGGTCGAGTCGATGTCGATGGTTCCGTTGAGCTCGGCCAGATTGGTCTTCACCACGTCCATGCCGACCCCGCGTCCGGACACCTGCCCCACCTCCTCGGTGGTCGAGAACCCCGGGCGGAAGATGAGCTGGTACGCCTCCGAGTCGCTCAGGTCCGTCGCCTCGTCCTCGGTCAGCACGTCCTTCTCGACGGCCTTCTGCCTCAGGGCGTCCGGGTCGAGGCCGGCGCCGTCGTCGGCGATTTCGATGATGATGTGATTGCCGGCGTGGGACGCCGACAGGTGAATTTCGCCGCGCGGGTCTTTGCCCTTTTCCTTCCGCTCCTCGGGGGGCTCGATGCCGTGGTCCGCCGCGTTGCGCACGAGGTGCAGCAGCGGGTCCCCAATCTCCTCGACGAGCGACTTGTCCAGCTCCGTGTCCTCCCCCTCCACCGTCAGGTCGATCTGCTTGTCGAACTCGCGGGCCAGGTCGCGCACCACGCGTGGGAACTTGCCAAAGACCTGCCCCACCTCCACCATGCGCGTCTGCATGATGGCGCTCTGCAGCTCCGTGGTCGTGTAGTCGACCTTGTCGCTCGCCTCCTCCAGCTCTCCCAGCAGAGAGTCGAGACGGAGGCGCTCGTCCGTGTCGGCACGCGCGTCGTGCTCGGTGCGGGCCTCCGTGATGAGCTGGAGAAGCCGGTTGCGCCCCAGCACCAGTTCGCCCACCAGGTCCATCAGTTGATTCAGTCGGCTCACCTCCACGCGGATGGTATCCGGCGCTTGTCGCCCCGAGTCGCCGCCCCCCCCGTCGCCGTCGGTGCTCGCGGTGTCGTCCGACGGCTCGCCCGCGTCGGACGAGGCGGCCCCCTCCGTGTCGCCCGTTTCGTTCGCGTCCGCCGGCTCGTCGGCACCCCCGGAGGCGTCGCCCCCAACCTCTTCGGGCGCCCCTCCGTCCGGATCCGGCAGCGAGACCGATCCGGCCTCGAACGTGCCCTCGTTGATCGCCTCGAGGGCATCGAGCAGGGGCTCCAGGTCGAGGGGCTCCAGGTCGCGGTCGACGACCTGCTGGGTGAGCACCTTCATGTGGTCGAAGGCACACAACATCACGTCGGTCATGGCCGGCTCGAAGTCCACCTCCTGCTCCCGCATCGCGTCGAGCACCTCCTCGAACCGGTGCGCGAGCGTGCTGAGCTGTTCGAGGTCGAGGAAGCCCGCCGTGCCTTTGACCGTGTGCACGTCGCGGAAGACGCTGTCGACGAGCTCTTCGTCCTCGGGCGTTTTTTCGAGCTGGAGGAGATCCCCCTCAAGACCGTCGTAGATCTCCGTGGCCTCCACCACGAAGCTCTCGACGATCTCCTGCATGCCGTCGTCGTGAATAGGGTGCTGTTCGCTCATGGGACCGGAAGCAACTTGTGCGCCTTGTGAAGAACCTGGGGCCGCGCGGGGCGCGTCGGGCGCGGGCCCTACTGAAAAAGCTCGTCGATTTCTTCCTGGGAGGCCGCCTCGCCCCCCTCGTCGCCCCCGCCGGAGCCGCCCCCGCCGTCGTCGAACATGTCGTCGATGTCGGACTGAGAAGCAGCCGTTCCGCCTCCGTTCGAAGAGGACGCCCCCGAGGACGCCCCGTTCGAGGACGCGGACTGAGACGAGGCGCCGTTTGTCCCGCCGCCGCTATTCCGCCCTGTCGGTGCGCCCCCGCCATCGCCCGCCACTACGTCGTCGGCCATGCGCTGCTTGTCGTCGGAGCGGTCGTACTCGGCATTCATGTTGAACGCGGCCGTGCGCGAGGGCTCCCCCGACGGCGCCTCGCTCCGGTCGGCCTGTCCCGTTCCGAGCCGGGCCAGCAGCGCGTCGATCCGGTCGCGGACCGTCTCGATGAGGTGATTCACGCTGGAGAGCTGCTGCTCGGTGACGTCCTGCACCTGCAGGGACATCATAATCTGATTCATCCGGTCCCGGATGGGGGACAGGGAGTCGCGGGTCTCCTGGAGCTGGGCCGCCCACTCATCGCGCAGGTCCTGCTTCCGGCCCTGAATGCGCGCCACCTCGTCCAGCAGCTCCTCGTGCCCCTCGCCGAGCTCCTCCCGCAGCAGGGCCAGAACCTGGTTGTCGGCCTTCGCCTCCTTGGCGAACTGCTCCTCGAGCGTCGACAGCTGGTCCTCGATGCTCCGGAGGTCTTTCAGGACCTCGTCGGAGTGGTCGAGGATCTCGCTCGTGGCCACCTCGGTGGCCTCCGACACGCTTTTGAGGTGTTCGGTGGCGCGCTCCATGTGTCCGGAGCGCGTCCGGATGGTGGTGTTCACCTCTTCGAGAAGCACGGTGATGTCCTGGACGAAGTCGAAGAGCTCGTCCAGAAAGGGGGCAAACCGACGGCTGAGCACAAAGATCGCCTGCAGCTCGTCCAGCTTGTCCAGGAATTCTTGGACTTGCGGGCGCGATGACATAACAGAAGAAAGCAGTTACGTACGGGACAAAGACAATGGGGCACGAAGACGCCTACGCAGCCGCCTCGAGGCAGCTATCCACCTTCTCCTCGAGCACCTCCGGCTCGAAGGGCTTCACGATGTAGTTATTCACCTCCGCCTTCATGGCGGTCTTCACGTCCTCCTTCATGCCTCGGGTGGTAATCATCAGGATCGGGAGGTCCGAGTACTCGGGGTGATTTCGGATGTTGCTAGTGAGGTCCACCCCGTTCATGTTGGGCATATTCCAGTCGGTGACGACGAAGTCCGGGGCGTTTTCCTCCAGCTTTTCCAGCGCGTCCTCGCCGTCCTCGGCCTCCACAATGTCGTCGTAGCCGATCTCCTGGAGGGCATTCCGGATGATGCGGAGCATCGTAGGCGAGTCGTCGACGATCAGGAACTTCATGGGCACAGCAAAGGGGGTTAGTGAAAACAAATGCGTGTGAGTGAACGGCTACCGTCGGGGCGCCCCCGTCATCCTCGCGAGGAGACCGACCCGTTGGTCGGGCGCCGGTAGGCGAGCGCGCCTTCGTGGCGGACGGGCTCCAGCGGGACGTCGAGCCCCCCGAGCGCCTCCGAGCCGCCGACGAACAAGTAGCCGCCCGGACGGAGCGACCGGTACAGGCCTTGGAGCACGTCCTTTTTGGAGGTCTCGTTGAAGTAGATGAGCACGTTGGCACACATGATGAGGTCGAAGTTGCGCATCCGCCGCATGTCCCGGGCGTCGGTCAGGTTGAGGGGCCGGAACTCCACCATGTCGCGGATCGCGGGGTCGACCACGAAGGCCTCGCCCGACTGATCAAAGTAGTCGCGCAGGTAGGCCGGCGGCACGTTCCGGACGGACCGTTTTCGGTAGCGGCCCGCGCGGGCCTCCTCCAGCACCGCGGTGTCGATGTCCGTCCCCACAATCTCGTAGTCCATGCGCGGGTGGCGCGGCGCAAGCGCCTCCCGGATCAGAATCGCGAGCGAGTAGGCCTCGTCGCCGGCCGAGCAGGCCGCGCTCCAGAGCCGCATGGGGCCCGACCGTTCCTGCTGGTGCAGCCGCACCAATTCGGGAAGGATGGTGTCCTCCAGGGCCTCGAACTGCGACGGGTGCCGAAAAAAAGCCGTTTCGTTGATTGTCACCGCGTTCACCAGTCGCGCAATCTCCCTGGTGTCCCCCTGCTCCAGACGATCCGCGTACGTCTCGAAGTCGGGCACGTCCTGTGCCAGGAGGCGCGGCCTGACTCGGCTTTCGAGGAGGTATCGCTTCTCGTCGGGAAAGTCGATGCCGGCATGCTCGCGCACGAGGTCGCGGAGGCGGTCAAACGTTTGTCTGGAGAGCGACGCCTCTGCTGCGGACGGTTTTTTCATATGTGCCTCCTCAGGGAGAAATTGCTAGGAGCGTTCGGGGACCCGTCATGCCGCGACGCCTTGTGCGGCGGCCGCGTCGGCCTCGTCTTCCTCCATGCCCTGCAGGGCCTCGGCCTCCTCCTCGGAGAAGATGCCGTCCAGGTCCAGCAGAATGAGGAGCCGCTCGTCGAGCTTCGCCACGCCCCGCAGGAAGTGCGTGTCGATGTTTGTGGCAAGGTCGGGGGCCGGCTCGATCGTGCTCTCCTCCACGCGGAGGACTTCGCGGACGGAGTCGGTCACGAACCCGACCGTCTGGTCCTGCAGCTCCACCACGAGAATGCGCGTGTCCTCGTCCTGGTCGCGCTCCGGGAAGCCGAGGCGCGTGCGCAGGTCAATGATCGGAAGGATGCGTCCGCGCAGGTTGATGACGCCCTCTACGAAGTCGGGCGCATGGGGCACGCGGGTGATCTCGACGGGACGGATGATTTCCTGCACCGTCAGGATGTCGACCCCGAATTCCTCCTCCGCCACGATGAAGCTGACGAACTGGCGGACGTCTTCGGTTTGCGAGTCGGGTTCGCGCATGGAAACAGAACAAGTCGACGATGAAAGAGAAGGGCGGCGGTTGAGACGGTCCACTTTCCATTATCGGCGGCCGAGCCGGATTCTTAACCCCTGGGGCCCCTCCCTCTAGTCCAACGCCGAGGCCTCGTCTCTTCCACAAGGCCCCGGCAAAGAGAAGCCAACAACACGTGGCGGCCGGCCAATCAGATTACCGCTTGAGCTGGACGGTCTGGTTGAGGACCTCGTCCGCGGTCGTGATGATCTGGGAGGAGGCCTGGTAGCTACGCTGGGCCTTGATGAGGTCGGAGAATTCCTTCGCGAGGTCCACGTTGCTCGACTCCAGCGACCCGGACACCACGGACGTCTGCAGGTCGCGGCCCGCACGTCCGAGCTGAAGGTCCCCTGAGGCGCCGGTCGTGGTGAAGAAGTTCTCGCCCTGCTGCTCCAGGCCGTTCGGGTTGTTGACGTCGCCGATGGCCAGCTGATATTCCTCCTCCTGCACCCCGTTGGTGTAGTTGAGCTGCAGCTTGCCCTCCGGCGTGAACTGAACGCCGGACAGCTCCCCCGACGAGTTGCCGTTCTGGCCCTGGAATTTCGACGTGGTCGAGCCACTGAACTGCGTAATGTCGCGCAGGCTGATGCCCAAGCTTTTGCCCCCTTGAACCGCATCACTCGTCCAGTCGAGACTCACCCCGTCGTTGGTCCCGTTGCCGTCTGGGTCGTACGCGTTGGTCACGCCTGAAATCGAGTCTACGGAACCGTCGTCCTTGAACGTGATCGTTCCGTTGGCGTCGCCCGGACCGCCTGCGTTGGCGTTTTGAAGGACGCCATCAGGGTCCTCTACGCTGAATGTCCACTCGTCATCGGTCGCCGTCTTTTCGAAGTTGAGGACCACGTTGTGGGCCTTCCCCTGCTCGTCGTAGACGACGCTTGAAATCTCACTCGTGTCCCCGTCGGTCGCGTCGGCCGAGAGGTTGCCCCCAACCTCCGCCTCGGTGGTGGCTTTCGCCGCGGACTGGGCATTGGGGTCGAACCGGATGTTCTTGAGCTCGCCCGTATCGGCCGTCCCGTCCTCCCCAACCTCCCAGCCCTGCACGTTCAGGCCGTTGGCCGTGACGAGTTCGCCGTCCTGGTTGAACGAGAAGTTGCCGGCCCGCGTGAGGCGACGCTGGTCGCTCGCCGCCCCGCTTTTGGGGCTGGCGACGAAGAATCCGTCCCCGTTCAGCGCGAGGTCGGTCTTGATGCCGGTGTCGTTGAGCGAGCCCTGCGAGAAGTTCCGGTCGATCGAGGCGACCGAGACGCCCCGCCCCACCTTCGAGGGGTTGATGGACGAGCCGCCCGCCGTGCGCCCCACGCCCAGAATCTCCTGGCCGAGCTCCTCACTGAACGCGGCCCGCTGGCGCTTGAAGGCCGTCGTGCTGGAGTTTGCGATGTTGTTGCTGACCGTGTCGAGGCGCGTCTGGTGACTTCGAAGCCCAGAGACGCCGATGCTCAAAGACTGAAGACTCATAGGTCTCAGGTGTGTTGTTGGAGAGAGATACGTCGAAACGAGCGCGGCCTCGGTCGGTCAGCCGCGCACCGGCGTCCCGTGCCTCGCTCCGCCATGGAGGCGAGGCGTGGGTCCCGCCGGGTGGTACCCGAAAAGCGATTCAGCAAGCGAGTCGGTAGGAGTGTGTCACGAGGGATGTTGGGGGGAGCTAGAGCCGGACGGCGCTGTCGATGTCCGTGAAGACCCGCCGCTGCATTTCGGTCTGGTCGAGGGCCGTGACGACGGTCCGGCTCGGCACGTTGACCACGAAGGCCGCGTCCTCGCGGAGGACGGCCGCGTCCTGGGCCCCCTTGTCGTCGAGCTGGTTCATGGCGTCGGCGAGGTCTTGGCGTTGGCCGGCGTCGAGCGAGATGTTGCGCTGCGCGACCCGCTGCTTGGCGTGGCCGGAGAGCTCAATGCCGTCCGTCTGCTCCTGCGCCGCCTCCAGGTGGTCGGCAAACGACGCCTCGTCCGTGTCTTTGGACGGAGCGTCGGGCGAGGACGGCTCCGACGGCGTCTGCCGGAGCGCGTCCGGCGGGACGCGTCCGTTTCGCTGGTGGACCGTCATGGGGACACCGCATTGCCCATTAAGAGCGGCGAAGAGGGAACCGGGGGCTACTGGGCCGCAATGCTCTGCACACGCCCCATCGACACCTGCGCCCCCCCAATGCGGAGGGACGTCTTCCCGTCCTTTAGCGTCACGCGATCGACGGTGCCCTCCAGTCGCGCGGTCCCCTCAATGGCGTCCCCGCTCCCGCCCGTGGCGCTGACCTCCACCGAATACGTGCCGTCGGGCACCTGTGCGCCCCCGTCCGCCGCGCCGTCCCAGGTGACCTCCGTGCTCTGCGATACATTCTCGAGGGTTTTCGTCCGCACCGCGTTGCCCCCCGCGTCGCGGATCGTGACCGTGGCCTCGGCGGCCGGGCGCTCCAGGTCGACCCCGAAGGTCGCCTCCCCCTCCCCCGTCCACCGCAGGGTGTTGCCCGAGGTCTTCACCGTGCGCCCGATGAGGTCGGTCGCGATGCCGTCGTTGATGCTCTGGGCCAGGGCCCCGTCGCTCGTTCCCTGCTCCTCAATCTGGCCGCTGATGTTGGTGAGCTGCTCGACGGAGCTAAACTGGGCCAGCTGTGCGGCAAAGTCTTTCCCCTTCATCGGGTTTGAGGGGTCCTGATTCTGAAGCTGCGTGGTTAGCAGCTTTAGAAAGTCGTTCTTGCCGAGGTTCGCCGAGGTGGCCTGCGAGAGGGCACCGTTGCCGCCCGATTCCCCGCCCTGCGAACCGTCTCCGTTCGGGAGGACGGCCGGGCTCGGCGCCGCGGACGATGCGAGGGACTCAATCATGTCGTGGGGGGACGTTGGTGTGTGGAACGCAAACAGTGAAGCACAAATGCTGGGGCGCAAACATCGTGCGGGCCGACGGGCCTACCCGATCCACTCCCGCCGGCCACGGCCGCGGAGGGAGGCGCCACTGGATTCATCCGCGTCGGTCGACTCGTCTCCGGGAGCCAGGGCGGAGGCCCCCTCGGCGGACGCCCCGTCCGAGGCCTGTTGGTCCGACTCGTTCGCGTCGCCCCCGCCAAAGGACAGGTCGACGTCGGTGCCGTACTGGGCCTGCATGGCGTCCTGGAGCTGACGCGCATTGGACGCCACCTGGGCCTGTACCCGGGTCTCGCTGAACCCGACCGACACGGCCGTCTGCTCCTGCCCCTGCCGGGCCTTGACGGTCATCGTGCCCTTGTCCTCGCCCAGCGACATCTCCAGGGCCTTCCACCCCCCCGCAAGTTCTGCCGTCCGCAGGGGGCCATTCTTTGCCGCGTTGAGCCACGCCGAGGGCATTGTGCGAGGGGGGGCCGACTTGCCGGTGGGACGCGCGTCCGCCTTGGCCTTCGACGCCGCGCCCGACCCGCCCCCGGACGCGCTTGTCCCCTTTCCGTCCGTCTGCGTGCCGCCGCTCGTCGAGGCGCCGTCCTGCGTCAGGGAGGCGCGGAGCGTACGGGCGTCGGACTCCCCCGACGTACTCGTGGACGAGGACGCGAGGGCCTGAAACCCAGGCCCGTTCTTCGGCCCCTGCGCCTGTCCCTTTTGCCCCTGCCCGTTCTGTCCGGGGCCCTGCCTCTGCTGGCCGCCGCCCTGCTGGCCCGTTCCGCCCCGCTGTCCCGATCGGCCCCGGCCTCGCCGTCCCGCAGACCGGGTGCCGTCCCGGGCCGTCCGGGCCGTCCGCCCCTCGTCTGTCCCCTCCCGCCCACGTCCCGACTCTGCGCCTCCCCCCTTCAGGGCGGACGGGGAGATCTGCTTCCCGCGCGTCCCGTCCTTCTTGGCGCTTCCTCCCGTCTTGGAGCCGGCCTCCTGGGGACGTCCAGCGCCCCCCCGTGCCTGTCCCTCCGAACGCACTCCGCTTGGGCGGGGCGATCGGCCTGCGTTCTGCCCCGGACGGCGCTTCTCGCCGGCGAGAAGCGTGCCCTCCTGGCCCGGGCCCCGGCCTCCCTTTCGGGCCGACGCCCCCGCCCGTTCGCCCTCGGGCATCCGCCTCACGGCCCCCTTCCCCTTGGAGGACGGCCCGTCTGATCCGTGGCCGGACCGGCCTTCTCCGGACTCAACGGCGATCGTGCCCGGCGATACCCGGCCCTGTTTTGCACGGCCCGACCCGGTCCCGGACGACGAGGCGCCGTTCGCCCCCGCTCCCCCCCCCTCCCGAGGCCCCGTGCCTGGCAGTTTGTTGCGTTCCGCCCTCCGTGCCGCCCGCCCCCTTCACCACGGGGACCGTCTTCTGTCCCCTCTGCGCCGACCGTGCCGTTCCGTCCCCCGACGTGAACGCCACTCGGCCCCAGCCCCCCCGGACCTGCGTCCCGCCCTCGGTCTTTTGCCCCGACGACGGGGCATTTCCCCCTTCCCCGCCGGCCCGCACCGCCCGGACGACGAGCGACCCCACGGTCTCACCTCCTCGTGTATTCTCTCCTCCGGCCGCGCTCTTGCCTCCAGCCGCGTGCAAAATGGGCATCAGTTTCACCGTCTCCGCCGAGGCCGACGGGCCGGCTCCGCTCGCCCTTTCGCCCTCGCCCGCAAGCAGGATTCGCTTCTGTGCCTTGCCCTCCCCGTTCCCGGCCCGAAGAAGCGCCCCGCCTAACAACGCCGCGAGCCCCCCTCCTCCCCGTCGGCCGTCTTTCCCTCAAGGCCGGCCGTCCCCTCGCCCCCCAACACGAAACGCTGGGCCGCGCGTCCCCCGCCCTCCGCGGCGGTTCCGGACGCACGTTGCACGCCGGACAAGATCGCCGGGAAGGCCGTGGCGCCCGTGCCCGCCTTCGCCTGCTTCGTGACGGGGGACTGCTGGGCGGCCTCTTCGGTCGGTCGCGTGAGGCGAATCGCTTGCATGGTAGAGAGGGCCCTCTGCGGGGCCGATTGAGGAAAAAGGTCAGCGGCCGGGCGACGCGCCCCGGCCTTCGTCTCTGTCGGTCGCCTGCGCGGCGGTCGTGTCGGCGGGCGCATCGTCGCCCCCGACAACCTGATTCACAAACTGTGCCGTCCGCTCCGCCGAGATGGCAGTGAGCAGTTGGGTGCGCGTTCGCCCCGAGGTGCGCTGGTACAGCTCCTTGAGGACCGCCATGTTCACGTTCGCCAGCACGGTCGCGAGCTCCCGCCGGCCCATGCCGAGCAGGGCGTCCTTCAGCTCGCCCACCTTCGCCTCCCGGCTCTCCAGCGACGTGATCTGTGCCTGCAGGGTGTCGGCCTCCGCCTCGGCCGTGCGGAGCTGCTCCTTGAGGGCCCGGAGCGAATCCTGAAGCTGCCCGACGACCGTAAGGGAGTCCCGAAGCCGCGAGACCAGCGAGGACGCCACACGCGTCGAATCGCGGAGCGCGCGCCCCGTCGAGTCGCGGGACGCCCGCGTTGCGGTCGTGTCCGACGACGTCGCGGTCGTGTCCCCGGGCAGGGACGCCTGTCGGGTCGTGTCGCGCCCGGACGCGTCGAGGCTGTCGGCGGACACCCCCGCCGTCTCCGGCGCGATGGACGGCATCAGCAGGTACGCCCCCAGCAGGGCGACCGCGAAGGCCCCCAGCGCCGCGCCCGCAATGAGAAGTCCGTACTTGATCACGGTCGACTGCATGGCCGTCTTTAGAGTAGCGACAGCGCCGCGTCGGTGCGGTCGTGACGAAGCATGGCCTGCTCGTCGAAGAAGGCCTCACTCGCCTTCTTCTGCTCGCGGTCGTGCTGGTCCCGCTCCTGGCTTCGCAGCTCTTCGAGGGCCTCCTCGGCCCGCCGGCGTTCGCGAAGCTCGGCACGGGCCCGCTCCACCCGCTCCCGGCAGGCCTCCACGGCGTCCCGGGTCGCCTCCACGGTCTGACGCGCCGCCTGGCGAAACGCGTCGGCCTGCTGAATGCGGGCCGGGTCTTGCCGGCGCGCCGCGTCCACCCGCCGCCGACACTCCGCCAGGTGATCCCGGGCCTGCTCCAGCGCGTCCGCCTTCTGCTCGAGCGCACGCTCGGCGTCGGCGAGGGCCTGGCGGGCCTTCTCGGTCTCGTGCTGGCGCAATTCCAGCACTTTCTGCAGCGAGAAGCGGAACTTCTTTCCGGGCATTGCCAGGGACGAATGGGGCGACAGAACGCAGTGTGAAGGCGGCCTCGGCGGCGTGCATCCGCCCGGGGACGGTCGGTCCGTCTCCGGCGGCATGCGGACGGGCCGTCGGCCCGCAGGCGCGAGCTCGAACGCGGGGCCCTCCGCCTGCGCACCGTACACAACTCAAAGTTCCTGCCAGCTCCTACTCGGGAATGTCGTCCAGGAGCTGGCGGAGCTGGGTGGACGGGGCCGGATCCGGCGGCGGGGCGTCCACGGACTGCTGCAGAAAGTCGGCCAGCGCCGGGTAGGCCTCCACGGCACGGTCGGTCTCCGGATCGCTCCCCTCCTCGTAGGCCCCCAC
This window encodes:
- a CDS encoding lytic transglycosylase domain-containing protein; its protein translation is MAPNTSRFLTRALLAGGALFLLAALGAVPGVPPAWGQTGPHVDAHVRHVAQNTRPKAPARSTRRRLRDYDSYVRYFSGLAYTRSGVNLSTNFVRALIAAESAARPRAVSSAGAIGLLQIRPETGRRAARALYDTGYEFRFVDRRRLRRLSAEDLKDPALNILIGCYLLDRYNAEFGDHLARTVGAWNAGPGRVRQYRGTPPYEETVGLIRRVNAFYLFFRRQDARAP
- a CDS encoding protein-glutamate methylesterase/protein-glutamine glutaminase, yielding MIRVLVVDDSLVMRKAISRIFEQADDTTVVDTATNGEAGVEKARRLEPDVVTMDVEMPKMNGIEAVRHIMEASPRPILMLSSLTEKGAEVTMKAMRAGAADFLSKGASSATLRANDVEEKLLDKVRALANSNARLFRGGGPPPAETASSTGSRETSSSPAPTSSGTDTATGGSYELAVIGVSTGGPMALQHVIPALPAAFPLPVAIVQHMPAQFTRSLADRLDSLSELAVAEAEDGMLLEPGRVVVAAGDRHLTVERRKGALTTRTPAEPAGDSHRPSVNVLFRSAVEACREDVLSLVMTGMGKDGLEGARRIQDDGGTVYVQDEDTSVVYGMPRAVAEAGLADATFPLDDLPDAMQKAAGAPARP
- a CDS encoding chemotaxis protein CheA, with the translated sequence MSEQHPIHDDGMQEIVESFVVEATEIYDGLEGDLLQLEKTPEDEELVDSVFRDVHTVKGTAGFLDLEQLSTLAHRFEEVLDAMREQEVDFEPAMTDVMLCAFDHMKVLTQQVVDRDLEPLDLEPLLDALEAINEGTFEAGSVSLPDPDGGAPEEVGGDASGGADEPADANETGDTEGAASSDAGEPSDDTASTDGDGGGGDSGRQAPDTIRVEVSRLNQLMDLVGELVLGRNRLLQLITEARTEHDARADTDERLRLDSLLGELEEASDKVDYTTTELQSAIMQTRMVEVGQVFGKFPRVVRDLAREFDKQIDLTVEGEDTELDKSLVEEIGDPLLHLVRNAADHGIEPPEERKEKGKDPRGEIHLSASHAGNHIIIEIADDGAGLDPDALRQKAVEKDVLTEDEATDLSDSEAYQLIFRPGFSTTEEVGQVSGRGVGMDVVKTNLAELNGTIDIDSTPGEGTRFTLKLPLTLAILQSMLVRSGAETFAIPLYAVAEAVRLEPGMIDTIQEGEVIEHRDQVIPVMRLGDVLDVQSPDAGGQRADRFTEEQDAYAVVVNVAHRRAALVVDELISQEEVVIKSLGDYLKSVPGIAGSTILGDGQVIMVLDIGEMIQHEEFAAEEEGTEAAGANGVPAASSK
- a CDS encoding response regulator yields the protein MKFLIVDDSPTMLRIIRNALQEIGYDDIVEAEDGEDALEKLEENAPDFVVTDWNMPNMNGVDLTSNIRNHPEYSDLPILMITTRGMKEDVKTAMKAEVNNYIVKPFEPEVLEEKVDSCLEAAA
- a CDS encoding CheR family methyltransferase, whose product is MKKPSAAEASLSRQTFDRLRDLVREHAGIDFPDEKRYLLESRVRPRLLAQDVPDFETYADRLEQGDTREIARLVNAVTINETAFFRHPSQFEALEDTILPELVRLHQQERSGPMRLWSAACSAGDEAYSLAILIREALAPRHPRMDYEIVGTDIDTAVLEEARAGRYRKRSVRNVPPAYLRDYFDQSGEAFVVDPAIRDMVEFRPLNLTDARDMRRMRNFDLIMCANVLIYFNETSKKDVLQGLYRSLRPGGYLFVGGSEALGGLDVPLEPVRHEGALAYRRPTNGSVSSRG
- a CDS encoding chemotaxis protein CheW, which encodes MREPDSQTEDVRQFVSFIVAEEEFGVDILTVQEIIRPVEITRVPHAPDFVEGVINLRGRILPIIDLRTRLGFPERDQDEDTRILVVELQDQTVGFVTDSVREVLRVEESTIEPAPDLATNIDTHFLRGVAKLDERLLILLDLDGIFSEEEAEALQGMEEDEADAAAAQGVAA